Proteins encoded together in one Quercus lobata isolate SW786 chromosome 3, ValleyOak3.0 Primary Assembly, whole genome shotgun sequence window:
- the LOC115979867 gene encoding sucrose nonfermenting 4-like protein isoform X1 — translation MFGSVPDRGHDSSGISVPVLIPCTFLWRNGGRSVALCGTFTRWSGSIPMSPVEGRDDVFQVVCNLTPGNHQYKFCVDGVWRHDESQPFITGEYGLVNTILIREPDMIPSTYSHQPPDIDMDYDVVMPPEAVPRISVTDLEVSRHRISLFLSTHNAYELLPESGKIIALDVNLPVKQAFHILFEQGISVAPLWDFGKGQFVGVLSALDFILILKELGSHGSNLTEEELETHTIAAWKEGGKLHLTRTMDGNGASFSRRHLVHAGPNDCLKDVALKILQNKVATVPIIHFSLQDGSVPQLLHLASLSGILKCIYRYFRHSSSSLPILQQPICSIPCGTWVPKIGDSKPFAMLRPNASLSAALALLVQAGVSSIPIVDDNGSLLDIYSRSDITALAKDKVYAQIRLDEMSILEALRLGQDANSPHGVFNGQRCQMCLRSDPLHEVMKRLANPGVRRLIIVEAGSNRVEGIISLSDVFKFLLGYPEFVGHHFT, via the exons ATGTTTGGTTCTGTTCCGGACAGAGGCCATGATAGCAGTGGAATTTCGGTTCCGGTTTTGATTCCCTGTACATTCCTGTGGCGAAATGGGGGAAGAAGCGTGGCACTTTGTGGCACTTTCACAAG GTGGTCAGGAAGTATACCCATGTCTCCGGTGGAGGGGCGCGATGACGTGTTTCAAGTTGTTTGCAATTTGACACCGGGAAATCACCAG TACAAGTTTTGTGTTGATGGAGTGTGGCGGCATGACGAGAGTCAGCCCTTCATAACAGGGGAATATGGGTTAGTGAATACCATCTTAATAAGAGAACCGGATATGATTCCCTCTACTTATAGTCATCAACCACCTGACATAGACATGGATTATGATGTCGTTATGCCCCCG GAAGCAGTTCCAAGGATATCAGTGACTGATTTGGAGGTTTCTCGACACCGTATATCTTTGTTCCTGTCTACACATAATGCTTATGAATTGCTTCCTGAGTCAGGCAAG ATCATTGCCCTGGATGTTAACTTACCTGTGAAGCAAGCGTTTCATATTCTCTTTGAGCAG GGAATCTCTGTGGCTCCTCTCTGGGATTTTGGCAAGGGCCAGTTTGTTGGAGTTCTTAGTGCGTTGGACTTCATCCTAATATTGAAAGAG CTTGGGAGTCATGGATCAAACTTGACAGAGGAAGAGCTTGAAACACATACTATAGCAGCTTGGAAAGAGGGGGGAAAACTACATCTTACTAGAACAATGGATGGCAATGGGGCATCATTTTCTCGTCGACATCTTGTTCAT GCTGGGCCAAACGATTGTCTGAAAGATGTtgctttgaaaattttgcaaaacaAGGTGGCGACAGTTCCCATAATCCATTTTTCTTTGCAGGATGGTTCAGTTCCACAGTTGCTACATCTTGCTTCCCTGTCTGGGATACTAAAAT GTATATACAGGTATTTTAGACATTCGTCTAGCTCCTTGCCCATTCTTCAACAACCGATTTGTTCAATTCCTTGTGGAACATGGGTTCCAAAAATTGGTGACTCGAAGCCATTTGCAATGTTAAGGCCAAATGCCTCTCTTAGTGCTGCTCTAGCTTTGTTGGTTCAAG CTGGAGTTAGTTCAATACCAATTGTGGATGATAACGGCTCGTTGCTGGATATTTATTCACGGAG TGATATTACTGCTTTGGCAAAAGATAAAGTATATGCACAAATTCGCCTCGATGAAATGAGTATTCTTGAG GCATTGCGATTGGGACAAGATGCAAACTCACCTCATGGGGTCTTCAATGGACAGAGATGTCAGATGTGTTTGCGATCTGATCCCCTGCATGAAGTGATGAAACGGTTGGCAAATCCTG GGGTTAGGAGACTTATAATTGTGGAGGCTGGCAGCAATCGTGTGGAAGGTATAATATCATTGAGTGATGTGTTCAAATTCTTGCTAGGTTATCCAGAATTTGTTGGCCACCATTTCACATGA
- the LOC115979867 gene encoding sucrose nonfermenting 4-like protein isoform X3, with protein MMSLCPRNYSYCPSVIIWQSDEAVPRISVTDLEVSRHRISLFLSTHNAYELLPESGKIIALDVNLPVKQAFHILFEQGISVAPLWDFGKGQFVGVLSALDFILILKELGSHGSNLTEEELETHTIAAWKEGGKLHLTRTMDGNGASFSRRHLVHAGPNDCLKDVALKILQNKVATVPIIHFSLQDGSVPQLLHLASLSGILKCIYRYFRHSSSSLPILQQPICSIPCGTWVPKIGDSKPFAMLRPNASLSAALALLVQAGVSSIPIVDDNGSLLDIYSRSDITALAKDKVYAQIRLDEMSILEALRLGQDANSPHGVFNGQRCQMCLRSDPLHEVMKRLANPGVRRLIIVEAGSNRVEGIISLSDVFKFLLGYPEFVGHHFT; from the exons ATGATGTCGTTATGCCCCCG TAATTATAGTTACTGTCCAAGTGTCATAATATGGCAATCAGAC GAAGCAGTTCCAAGGATATCAGTGACTGATTTGGAGGTTTCTCGACACCGTATATCTTTGTTCCTGTCTACACATAATGCTTATGAATTGCTTCCTGAGTCAGGCAAG ATCATTGCCCTGGATGTTAACTTACCTGTGAAGCAAGCGTTTCATATTCTCTTTGAGCAG GGAATCTCTGTGGCTCCTCTCTGGGATTTTGGCAAGGGCCAGTTTGTTGGAGTTCTTAGTGCGTTGGACTTCATCCTAATATTGAAAGAG CTTGGGAGTCATGGATCAAACTTGACAGAGGAAGAGCTTGAAACACATACTATAGCAGCTTGGAAAGAGGGGGGAAAACTACATCTTACTAGAACAATGGATGGCAATGGGGCATCATTTTCTCGTCGACATCTTGTTCAT GCTGGGCCAAACGATTGTCTGAAAGATGTtgctttgaaaattttgcaaaacaAGGTGGCGACAGTTCCCATAATCCATTTTTCTTTGCAGGATGGTTCAGTTCCACAGTTGCTACATCTTGCTTCCCTGTCTGGGATACTAAAAT GTATATACAGGTATTTTAGACATTCGTCTAGCTCCTTGCCCATTCTTCAACAACCGATTTGTTCAATTCCTTGTGGAACATGGGTTCCAAAAATTGGTGACTCGAAGCCATTTGCAATGTTAAGGCCAAATGCCTCTCTTAGTGCTGCTCTAGCTTTGTTGGTTCAAG CTGGAGTTAGTTCAATACCAATTGTGGATGATAACGGCTCGTTGCTGGATATTTATTCACGGAG TGATATTACTGCTTTGGCAAAAGATAAAGTATATGCACAAATTCGCCTCGATGAAATGAGTATTCTTGAG GCATTGCGATTGGGACAAGATGCAAACTCACCTCATGGGGTCTTCAATGGACAGAGATGTCAGATGTGTTTGCGATCTGATCCCCTGCATGAAGTGATGAAACGGTTGGCAAATCCTG GGGTTAGGAGACTTATAATTGTGGAGGCTGGCAGCAATCGTGTGGAAGGTATAATATCATTGAGTGATGTGTTCAAATTCTTGCTAGGTTATCCAGAATTTGTTGGCCACCATTTCACATGA
- the LOC115979867 gene encoding sucrose nonfermenting 4-like protein isoform X2: MFGSVPDRGHDSSGISVPVLIPCTFLWRNGGRSVALCGTFTRWSGSIPMSPVEGRDDVFQVVCNLTPGNHQYKFCVDGVWRHDESQPFITGEYGLVNTILIREPDMIPSTYSHQPPDIDMDYDVVMPPEAVPRISVTDLEVSRHRISLFLSTHNAYELLPESGKIIALDVNLPVKQAFHILFEQGISVAPLWDFGKGQFVGVLSALDFILILKELGSHGSNLTEEELETHTIAAWKEGGKLHLTRTMDGNGASFSRRHLVHAGPNDCLKDVALKILQNKVATVPIIHFSLQDGSVPQLLHLASLSGILKCIYRYFRHSSSSLPILQQPICSIPCGTWVPKIGDSKPFAMLRPNASLSAALALLVQAGVSSIPIVDDNGSLLDIYSRSDITALAKDKVYAQIRLDEMSILELLQCLPKLLDVKCSVVKSGTMHCDWDKMQTHLMGSSMDRDVRCVCDLIPCMK, from the exons ATGTTTGGTTCTGTTCCGGACAGAGGCCATGATAGCAGTGGAATTTCGGTTCCGGTTTTGATTCCCTGTACATTCCTGTGGCGAAATGGGGGAAGAAGCGTGGCACTTTGTGGCACTTTCACAAG GTGGTCAGGAAGTATACCCATGTCTCCGGTGGAGGGGCGCGATGACGTGTTTCAAGTTGTTTGCAATTTGACACCGGGAAATCACCAG TACAAGTTTTGTGTTGATGGAGTGTGGCGGCATGACGAGAGTCAGCCCTTCATAACAGGGGAATATGGGTTAGTGAATACCATCTTAATAAGAGAACCGGATATGATTCCCTCTACTTATAGTCATCAACCACCTGACATAGACATGGATTATGATGTCGTTATGCCCCCG GAAGCAGTTCCAAGGATATCAGTGACTGATTTGGAGGTTTCTCGACACCGTATATCTTTGTTCCTGTCTACACATAATGCTTATGAATTGCTTCCTGAGTCAGGCAAG ATCATTGCCCTGGATGTTAACTTACCTGTGAAGCAAGCGTTTCATATTCTCTTTGAGCAG GGAATCTCTGTGGCTCCTCTCTGGGATTTTGGCAAGGGCCAGTTTGTTGGAGTTCTTAGTGCGTTGGACTTCATCCTAATATTGAAAGAG CTTGGGAGTCATGGATCAAACTTGACAGAGGAAGAGCTTGAAACACATACTATAGCAGCTTGGAAAGAGGGGGGAAAACTACATCTTACTAGAACAATGGATGGCAATGGGGCATCATTTTCTCGTCGACATCTTGTTCAT GCTGGGCCAAACGATTGTCTGAAAGATGTtgctttgaaaattttgcaaaacaAGGTGGCGACAGTTCCCATAATCCATTTTTCTTTGCAGGATGGTTCAGTTCCACAGTTGCTACATCTTGCTTCCCTGTCTGGGATACTAAAAT GTATATACAGGTATTTTAGACATTCGTCTAGCTCCTTGCCCATTCTTCAACAACCGATTTGTTCAATTCCTTGTGGAACATGGGTTCCAAAAATTGGTGACTCGAAGCCATTTGCAATGTTAAGGCCAAATGCCTCTCTTAGTGCTGCTCTAGCTTTGTTGGTTCAAG CTGGAGTTAGTTCAATACCAATTGTGGATGATAACGGCTCGTTGCTGGATATTTATTCACGGAG TGATATTACTGCTTTGGCAAAAGATAAAGTATATGCACAAATTCGCCTCGATGAAATGAGTATTCTTGAG TTGCTGCAGTGTCTGCCCAAACTTCTGGATGTCAAATGTTCAGTCGTTAAGTCAGGCACAAT GCATTGCGATTGGGACAAGATGCAAACTCACCTCATGGGGTCTTCAATGGACAGAGATGTCAGATGTGTTTGCGATCTGATCCCCTGCATGAAGTGA